A genomic segment from Syntrophotalea acetylenivorans encodes:
- a CDS encoding CoA-binding protein produces the protein MVNNQTMEEKIIQFLSADTFAVAGASTNRDKYGNKILRCYQQHGRRVIPVNPKADMIEGLPCAASVTELPSEVQSLSIITPPKITEQIVEQAILRGIKNIWMQPGAQSPAAISRCEEADINVIADGSCLLVVLGYHET, from the coding sequence ATGGTGAACAACCAGACAATGGAAGAAAAAATCATCCAGTTTTTATCGGCCGACACCTTTGCCGTGGCCGGTGCTTCGACCAACCGCGATAAATACGGCAACAAAATCTTGCGCTGCTATCAACAACATGGTCGCCGAGTTATCCCCGTCAACCCCAAGGCTGACATGATCGAAGGATTACCCTGTGCAGCGAGCGTGACCGAGTTGCCATCCGAGGTCCAAAGTCTGTCTATCATCACACCACCAAAGATCACCGAACAGATTGTCGAGCAAGCCATCCTGCGCGGCATAAAAAACATCTGGATGCAACCAGGCGCCCAGAGTCCTGCGGCGATCAGTCGCTGTGAAGAAGCCGACATCAACGTCATTGCCGACGGCAGTTGTCTGCTGGTGGTTCTCGGTTACCACGAAACCTGA
- a CDS encoding TylF/MycF/NovP-related O-methyltransferase, which produces MNPFVIYGAGCQGVALLRLLAQSPSSPSVHCFIDSHPAKQGQTLDGCPVYAPDYLLELREKDPRVAVAAGGHYSVIRRLLEKLGFEENTHFYDATPRPLKYGETIPEFSELHDQVRRHTLLSEDRLGILYQLACQANHVPGDAVEVGVYKGGTALLMATALKNSTQQIHLFDTFCGMPAAKPDVDLHRAGDFSDTTAESVSSLLQNFNNIHLHPGLFPDSLPRDWHNHRFSLVHIDVDIFSSTLACCRYFYPRLNPGGVMVIDDYGFPSCPGVRKAVDEYFNNCDQRPLYLPTGQALIYQCQPNACNCHKP; this is translated from the coding sequence ATGAATCCTTTTGTTATCTATGGAGCCGGCTGCCAGGGAGTGGCCTTGCTCCGTCTATTAGCCCAAAGCCCGAGTTCGCCTTCCGTTCACTGCTTTATCGACAGTCACCCGGCAAAGCAAGGTCAAACCCTGGATGGTTGCCCGGTTTATGCCCCTGACTATCTGCTCGAACTAAGGGAAAAAGACCCCCGTGTTGCGGTTGCTGCTGGCGGTCACTATTCGGTTATACGGCGTCTTCTGGAGAAACTCGGCTTTGAGGAAAACACCCATTTCTACGATGCCACACCGCGACCCTTAAAGTATGGCGAAACAATTCCAGAGTTTTCCGAGCTTCACGACCAAGTCCGTCGGCATACACTTCTTAGTGAAGATCGCCTTGGTATTCTTTATCAACTTGCCTGCCAGGCCAACCATGTTCCTGGTGATGCCGTTGAAGTAGGCGTTTACAAAGGCGGTACGGCTCTGCTCATGGCAACAGCTCTTAAAAACAGCACCCAACAAATTCACCTATTTGACACCTTTTGCGGAATGCCTGCGGCCAAACCCGACGTCGACCTGCACAGGGCGGGGGATTTCTCAGATACCACGGCAGAGTCCGTTTCCAGCTTATTGCAAAACTTCAACAATATCCATCTTCACCCCGGTCTGTTTCCCGACAGCTTGCCTCGTGACTGGCATAACCACCGGTTCAGTCTAGTTCATATCGATGTAGACATTTTTTCGTCGACCCTCGCTTGCTGCCGGTATTTTTATCCTCGGCTAAACCCCGGAGGAGTAATGGTCATAGACGATTACGGCTTCCCTTCTTGCCCTGGCGTGCGTAAGGCCGTGGACGAGTATTTTAACAACTGCGATCAGCGCCCCCTCTATCTTCCAACAGGACAAGCTTTGATATACCAATGCCAACCAAATGCCTGCAACTGCCATAAACCGTAA
- a CDS encoding NifB/NifX family molybdenum-iron cluster-binding protein: MKICFPVAVDNGINSELFSHFASAPKFLIIDTENSDIESVDNCDIKDPMKGCDPFAALQKKNLDAIIVDAIGDAIHQTMNMCGFRVFTATGSRLQQLTEAFKNEELEEIEPFYSQEAGRCGDEEDGCGHDHHAEEEVGEIKETPGNCVLQGGSGCADHDSDSCSGH, from the coding sequence ATGAAGATCTGTTTCCCCGTAGCCGTTGATAACGGAATCAACAGTGAACTTTTCAGCCACTTTGCCTCTGCTCCCAAATTTCTGATCATTGATACCGAAAACAGCGACATTGAATCGGTCGATAACTGCGACATCAAAGACCCCATGAAAGGCTGCGACCCTTTTGCCGCCCTGCAAAAGAAAAACCTTGACGCCATCATCGTCGACGCTATTGGTGATGCCATTCACCAAACCATGAACATGTGCGGCTTCCGAGTCTTTACCGCCACCGGCAGCAGACTGCAACAACTGACTGAGGCCTTTAAAAACGAGGAACTGGAAGAAATAGAACCTTTCTACAGCCAGGAGGCAGGCCGTTGTGGCGACGAAGAAGACGGTTGCGGCCATGACCACCACGCGGAAGAGGAAGTCGGTGAAATTAAAGAAACACCTGGCAACTGTGTACTTCAGGGCGGCAGCGGTTGCGCAGACCATGACAGCGATTCCTGCTCCGGCCATTGA
- a CDS encoding molybdopterin-binding protein, producing the protein MVEIIDVEQAVGRVLFHDITRIVPGEFKGRAFKKGHHITPADVPKLKEVGKDRIYVLNLEEGYVHEDDAARRIANAICGPHLYFGEPNQGKIELIADCNGLLKVDAKLLQQLNSLPDITIATLHGSQQVEAGKTVAGTRIIPLFTEEKHLLQLEEHCRNRPPVVSVKPFKSLKVGLITTGNEIYYGRIPDSFGPRVKSKFEAWGSEVFCQHIVPDRVPDMVAAINRVLDDGAEMVVLTGGMSVDPDDLTPAGIRASGAKVISYGAPTYPGAMFMLAELDGVPMVGLPGCAMYHKATIVELIIPRLLAGETVTREEIVALGHGGICASCKECRYPDCGFGK; encoded by the coding sequence ATGGTGGAAATCATAGACGTTGAGCAGGCCGTCGGCCGGGTTCTATTTCACGATATCACCCGCATCGTGCCGGGGGAGTTTAAGGGGCGGGCATTCAAGAAGGGCCATCATATCACCCCTGCGGATGTACCGAAGCTTAAAGAAGTCGGCAAGGACCGTATCTACGTGCTCAATCTGGAAGAGGGTTACGTCCACGAAGACGATGCTGCCAGGCGTATCGCCAATGCTATCTGCGGACCGCACCTTTACTTTGGTGAACCAAATCAAGGAAAAATTGAGCTCATCGCCGATTGCAACGGCCTGCTTAAGGTTGACGCTAAACTACTGCAGCAACTCAACTCCTTACCCGATATAACCATCGCCACCCTGCACGGCAGCCAGCAGGTAGAGGCTGGGAAAACTGTCGCCGGGACCCGAATCATTCCTCTATTCACAGAAGAAAAGCACCTTCTTCAGCTCGAAGAACATTGCCGAAACCGTCCGCCTGTTGTTTCCGTTAAACCCTTCAAGTCTCTAAAAGTGGGCCTCATCACCACCGGCAACGAAATCTATTACGGACGCATCCCGGATAGTTTCGGGCCGCGGGTGAAAAGCAAGTTTGAAGCCTGGGGCAGTGAAGTCTTTTGCCAACACATAGTACCCGACCGGGTACCGGACATGGTCGCCGCCATCAACCGGGTGCTGGACGATGGCGCCGAGATGGTCGTTCTTACCGGCGGCATGTCCGTTGACCCGGATGATCTGACTCCTGCCGGGATTCGGGCCAGTGGAGCCAAAGTAATCAGCTACGGCGCACCGACCTATCCCGGGGCCATGTTTATGCTCGCCGAACTGGATGGAGTGCCGATGGTCGGCTTGCCGGGCTGCGCCATGTACCACAAGGCGACCATCGTCGAGCTGATCATCCCCCGCCTGCTGGCAGGGGAGACCGTTACGCGAGAAGAAATAGTTGCCCTCGGTCATGGAGGGATCTGCGCCAGCTGCAAGGAATGTCGCTACCCCGATTGCGGTTTCGGAAAATAA
- a CDS encoding molybdopterin-dependent aldehyde oxidoreductase, with product MVKKILKVNGVERHVVVNQDALLSDVIRKQLQLTGTKVGCGTGTCGACNVILNGKLVRTCVTRMKRVENWSEITTVEGIGTPQNLHPIQKAIIKHGALQCGFCTPGFVVSIKALLDVNPNPDRQDVRDWFTKYKNACRCVGYMSLVDAAMDAAKVLRGDMDESVLEYKDISNGSLYGTRYPRPTSVAKVCGLWDFGADKREQLPEGTLFCSLVYADVAHANINGVDTSEAEKMPGVVKIVTAKDIQGKNRITGLITFPTNKGDGWERPILCDKKVFQYGDAIAIVCAQTQAQADEAAKAVKLDLEVLPHYMNAMAAIAEDAIEIHPGTPNLYFTQGLKKGEETAPIMEKAAHVVEGEYYLGRQPQMPLESDIGFAYTNEDGKVVVCSKSIAIQLHVAMIAPGLGLDPENLVVVQNPCGSSFGYKFCPSNEALVAAATMATGVPCYLEYSWAQLQFYTGKRSPFWFKAKLAADENGKFLATETEWYVDHGPYSEFGDLLTIRGMQYAFAGYDIANMRGEGHTVATNHCWGAPFRAYGSPQSFFASESLIDELAKKMGKDPFELRELNCYREGATTPTQQTPEVFVFPKQFEALRPKYERAKQLAEMNSTETKKRGVGVSLGIYGCGLDGPDTSEAWAELLPNNEVMIGNSWQDHGQGADIGTLTFAHETLKPLGLKPEQINLCMNDSSMTPNSGPSGGSRHNLVTGNAIRVACEMLLEGMKKADGSYRSYDEMQTDGIDTKYLGKWTTPCTDCDVETGAGDPFCVYMYGLFLSEVEVDITTGKTKVIKMTHVADVGTITNQLAVDGQIYGGLAQGIGLALTEDFEHIQKHSNMIGAGFPFCNDITDDLEIIYVCEPREHGAFGAGGVGELPLTAPHCAIINAIDDACGARIRHLPAYPEKVLAALNSKKKAFDVADAIALGYTSDAVDSVPPKPEDVINALAEMETEKV from the coding sequence TTGGTCAAGAAAATACTCAAGGTTAACGGCGTCGAACGACATGTAGTCGTTAATCAGGACGCCCTGCTGTCCGACGTGATCCGCAAGCAACTTCAACTGACCGGCACCAAGGTCGGTTGCGGCACCGGCACCTGTGGTGCCTGCAACGTGATCCTGAACGGCAAGCTGGTGCGTACCTGCGTCACCCGCATGAAGCGAGTCGAAAACTGGTCCGAAATCACCACCGTCGAAGGTATCGGCACCCCGCAGAATCTGCACCCCATTCAGAAAGCCATCATCAAGCACGGTGCCCTGCAATGCGGTTTCTGTACCCCGGGTTTCGTCGTCTCCATCAAGGCGCTGCTTGATGTGAATCCCAACCCGGACCGCCAGGACGTACGCGACTGGTTCACCAAGTACAAGAACGCCTGCCGCTGCGTCGGTTACATGTCCCTCGTCGACGCGGCGATGGATGCCGCCAAGGTCCTGCGCGGTGACATGGATGAATCTGTGCTTGAGTACAAAGACATCAGCAACGGCAGCCTTTACGGCACCCGCTACCCCCGTCCAACCTCCGTGGCAAAGGTCTGCGGTCTGTGGGATTTCGGTGCGGACAAGCGCGAACAGCTGCCTGAAGGCACCCTGTTCTGCTCGCTGGTCTACGCCGACGTAGCGCATGCCAATATCAACGGCGTCGACACCAGCGAAGCCGAAAAGATGCCTGGCGTGGTCAAGATTGTTACCGCCAAAGACATCCAAGGCAAGAACCGCATCACCGGTCTGATCACCTTCCCGACCAATAAAGGCGACGGCTGGGAGCGCCCCATCCTCTGTGACAAGAAAGTTTTCCAGTACGGTGACGCCATCGCCATCGTCTGCGCCCAGACTCAGGCCCAGGCCGATGAGGCTGCAAAAGCGGTCAAACTCGACCTCGAAGTACTGCCCCACTACATGAACGCCATGGCCGCCATTGCCGAGGATGCTATTGAAATCCACCCCGGCACTCCCAATCTCTACTTCACCCAGGGTCTGAAAAAGGGTGAAGAGACCGCACCGATCATGGAAAAAGCCGCTCATGTGGTCGAGGGCGAGTACTATCTCGGTCGCCAGCCGCAGATGCCTCTCGAATCCGACATCGGCTTCGCTTATACCAACGAAGACGGCAAAGTTGTTGTCTGCTCCAAATCCATCGCAATTCAACTGCATGTAGCGATGATCGCGCCGGGCCTCGGCCTGGACCCTGAAAACCTGGTCGTTGTGCAGAATCCCTGCGGTTCCTCCTTCGGCTACAAGTTCTGCCCCAGTAACGAAGCCCTGGTCGCTGCTGCCACCATGGCCACCGGCGTACCTTGCTACCTTGAGTACAGCTGGGCTCAGCTGCAATTCTACACCGGCAAACGCTCCCCCTTCTGGTTCAAGGCCAAGCTGGCGGCCGATGAAAACGGCAAGTTCCTGGCCACCGAAACCGAATGGTATGTCGACCACGGTCCCTACTCCGAATTCGGCGATCTGCTGACCATCCGTGGCATGCAGTACGCTTTCGCCGGCTACGACATCGCCAATATGCGCGGTGAAGGCCATACGGTTGCCACCAACCACTGCTGGGGCGCGCCCTTCCGCGCTTACGGTTCACCGCAGTCCTTCTTCGCCTCCGAATCGCTGATCGACGAGCTGGCTAAAAAGATGGGGAAGGATCCCTTCGAACTGCGCGAACTGAACTGTTACCGCGAAGGCGCCACCACCCCGACCCAACAGACTCCGGAAGTCTTCGTCTTCCCGAAACAGTTCGAAGCCCTGCGTCCCAAGTATGAGCGGGCTAAGCAACTGGCCGAGATGAATTCCACCGAAACCAAAAAACGCGGCGTCGGCGTCTCCCTCGGCATCTATGGTTGCGGCCTCGACGGTCCCGACACCTCCGAAGCCTGGGCCGAACTGCTGCCCAACAACGAAGTCATGATCGGCAACAGCTGGCAGGATCATGGTCAGGGCGCAGACATCGGCACTCTCACCTTCGCCCATGAAACCCTTAAACCGCTGGGCCTGAAACCAGAACAGATCAACCTGTGCATGAACGATTCCAGCATGACCCCTAACTCCGGACCATCCGGTGGCAGCCGCCACAATCTGGTGACCGGTAACGCCATCCGCGTAGCCTGCGAAATGCTCCTTGAAGGCATGAAGAAAGCCGACGGCAGCTACCGCAGCTACGACGAAATGCAGACCGATGGTATCGACACCAAATATCTGGGTAAGTGGACCACGCCTTGTACCGATTGCGACGTCGAAACAGGCGCGGGCGACCCGTTCTGCGTTTACATGTACGGTCTGTTCCTGTCCGAGGTAGAAGTCGACATCACCACCGGTAAGACCAAGGTTATCAAGATGACCCACGTCGCCGATGTCGGCACCATCACCAACCAGTTGGCTGTTGACGGTCAGATTTACGGTGGCTTGGCCCAGGGCATCGGTCTGGCTCTGACCGAGGACTTCGAACACATCCAGAAACACTCCAACATGATCGGTGCTGGATTCCCGTTCTGCAACGACATCACCGACGATCTGGAAATCATCTATGTCTGCGAGCCTCGTGAGCACGGCGCCTTCGGTGCCGGCGGCGTTGGCGAGTTGCCGCTGACCGCTCCCCACTGCGCCATCATCAACGCTATCGATGACGCCTGCGGCGCCCGTATCCGTCACCTTCCGGCCTATCCGGAGAAGGTACTGGCGGCTCTCAACTCGAAGAAAAAGGCCTTCGATGTGGCCGATGCCATTGCCCTTGGTTACACCTCTGACGCGGTCGATTCCGTTCCGCCGAAGCCTGAGGATGTCATCAACGCTTTGGCTGAAATGGAAACTGAAAAAGTGTAA
- a CDS encoding pyridine nucleotide-disulfide oxidoreductase/dicluster-binding protein has product MEKEQRIAWEAKCTQDEQPACSSACPLHVDVRQFMRHLADGDTKGAYQTLKKTLPFPGILGRICDHPCEMACKRGEAGEALAIGALERYCVEQYGGPDPAKPLPRKTKKVAVLGAGMAGLTAALDLLNKGLQVTIYEQEQQLGSALRSYPENILPATVIDAELTVLTALRAKFQLGTPCDVAAYSSLCETFDAVFVDGQATATWTLPLQKEADGRIVINALTGATRQDGVFAGGNPDPSQGYSPLKEAYAGRKGALSIERFLQKAVVDYNREKEGPYTTLLHTNLNGIEPSSRSLTNQPTDETIHTEASRCIQCECLECVKHCQYLQKYKKYPKPYIRQVFNNELVMHGAAHSKNKFVNSCSLCGLCQEVCPNDLFMGEVCHSSRQTMVRENFMPPSAHEFALQDLEFSRSEVFSLVRHAPGYTESAYLYFPSCQLCSSSPAEVIESYSFLRENLDGGVGLMLACCGAPAYWGGRKELFTEIIDELRQQWRDMGFPQIISACSSCQQMFQEHLPEIPLKSLWQILEMPKVKNALPTTKLPAKTVAIVDPCAARQDPKTRENVRRTVTERGLTIEELDHSGAMTQCCGYGGLVFNANLDLTDEQLRCRVEESDHDYLAYCALCRDQMASAGKPTAHLIELLFGENDNGDPWQRSWLSWSERRENRTRVKEILGRHLWGEEPPVPEGYQEMILHLDDEVQRTVDRRRILLDDIRQVIDQSETEGRRLINKDNGRRLANRSLGKVTFWVEYTPRGSGFQVFNAYSHRMNVTGVK; this is encoded by the coding sequence ATGGAAAAGGAACAACGCATCGCATGGGAGGCTAAGTGTACCCAGGATGAGCAACCCGCCTGCAGCAGCGCCTGTCCGCTGCATGTCGACGTTCGCCAATTCATGCGGCATCTCGCCGACGGCGACACCAAGGGCGCTTACCAAACCCTGAAAAAGACCTTGCCCTTTCCCGGCATTCTAGGACGCATCTGCGACCACCCCTGCGAAATGGCCTGCAAGCGTGGAGAGGCTGGCGAAGCTCTGGCCATCGGCGCCCTGGAGCGTTACTGCGTGGAGCAATACGGCGGTCCAGATCCAGCCAAGCCCCTGCCGCGAAAAACCAAAAAGGTCGCGGTACTCGGTGCCGGAATGGCCGGACTCACAGCGGCTCTCGACCTGCTCAACAAAGGCTTACAGGTCACCATTTACGAACAGGAGCAACAATTAGGCAGCGCCCTGCGCAGCTATCCTGAAAATATTTTGCCGGCGACGGTGATCGATGCCGAATTGACCGTACTGACCGCTCTTCGTGCCAAATTCCAATTGGGCACGCCTTGCGACGTGGCCGCCTATAGCAGTCTCTGCGAAACCTTCGACGCTGTTTTTGTCGATGGCCAGGCCACTGCAACCTGGACGTTGCCCCTGCAAAAAGAGGCCGATGGCCGAATCGTAATCAACGCTCTTACCGGCGCCACCCGACAGGACGGAGTCTTTGCCGGGGGCAACCCAGACCCGAGCCAGGGCTATTCTCCGCTTAAGGAAGCCTATGCCGGCCGCAAGGGAGCCCTGTCCATCGAACGCTTTCTACAAAAGGCCGTCGTCGATTACAACCGGGAAAAGGAAGGCCCCTATACAACCCTTCTGCACACCAACCTGAACGGCATCGAGCCCAGCTCTCGATCCCTGACGAATCAACCCACGGACGAAACAATACATACCGAGGCCAGCCGCTGCATCCAGTGCGAATGCCTCGAATGCGTCAAACATTGCCAATATCTGCAAAAGTACAAAAAGTATCCCAAACCCTACATTCGCCAGGTTTTTAATAATGAACTGGTTATGCATGGCGCTGCACACAGTAAAAATAAATTCGTCAATTCCTGTTCCCTCTGCGGCCTTTGCCAAGAGGTCTGCCCCAACGATCTGTTCATGGGCGAAGTTTGCCATAGTTCTCGCCAGACCATGGTTCGAGAAAATTTCATGCCGCCTTCGGCTCATGAATTTGCCCTGCAGGACCTGGAATTCAGCCGCAGCGAGGTGTTCAGCCTGGTTCGGCACGCCCCCGGCTATACTGAAAGCGCCTATCTATATTTCCCTAGCTGCCAGCTCTGCTCCAGCAGCCCTGCGGAAGTGATCGAATCCTATAGCTTCCTGCGCGAAAACCTCGACGGTGGCGTCGGGTTGATGTTGGCCTGCTGCGGAGCTCCTGCCTATTGGGGTGGACGCAAGGAGCTCTTTACCGAAATCATCGACGAACTGCGCCAGCAATGGCGGGACATGGGCTTCCCCCAGATAATCAGTGCCTGCAGTTCCTGTCAGCAGATGTTCCAGGAGCATCTGCCCGAAATTCCGCTCAAGTCTCTATGGCAAATTCTGGAGATGCCGAAGGTCAAAAATGCCTTACCGACCACAAAGCTGCCAGCCAAAACGGTGGCAATCGTCGATCCCTGTGCCGCCCGCCAGGACCCAAAGACTCGGGAGAACGTACGCCGAACCGTCACGGAACGGGGGCTGACCATCGAAGAGTTGGATCACAGTGGCGCCATGACTCAATGTTGCGGTTACGGAGGCCTGGTGTTCAACGCCAACCTTGACCTGACCGATGAACAATTGCGCTGTCGGGTGGAAGAGAGCGATCACGACTATCTGGCCTACTGTGCCCTGTGTCGCGACCAGATGGCCTCCGCCGGGAAACCGACTGCCCATCTTATCGAACTGCTGTTCGGCGAAAACGACAACGGGGATCCCTGGCAACGGAGCTGGCTGTCCTGGTCCGAACGCCGGGAAAATCGAACCCGGGTGAAGGAAATTCTCGGCCGTCATTTATGGGGCGAAGAGCCTCCCGTACCGGAAGGTTATCAGGAAATGATTCTGCATCTCGACGACGAAGTGCAACGGACCGTGGATCGTCGACGCATCCTGCTTGACGACATCCGCCAGGTTATCGACCAATCGGAAACCGAAGGGCGCCGTCTCATCAACAAGGACAATGGCCGTCGCCTGGCCAACCGCTCTCTCGGCAAGGTCACCTTCTGGGTCGAATATACCCCGCGGGGAAGCGGTTTCCAGGTCTTTAATGCCTACAGCCATCGCATGAACGTTACCGGAGTTAAATAA
- a CDS encoding DVU_1557 family redox protein: protein MISLEEAQQWACDACGKPLVMREVVFLYLNGTFHVDLPACSECDFVFINEELATGKMAEVEGILEDK, encoded by the coding sequence ATGATATCCCTAGAAGAAGCCCAGCAATGGGCCTGTGATGCCTGCGGCAAGCCGCTGGTGATGCGAGAGGTGGTCTTTCTCTATCTGAACGGCACCTTCCATGTCGACTTACCAGCCTGTTCGGAATGTGACTTTGTGTTCATCAACGAAGAGTTGGCCACAGGAAAAATGGCCGAAGTCGAAGGTATCCTTGAAGACAAGTAG
- the trsM gene encoding DVU_1556 family methyltransferase — MKTSSLSGGAACPLAAPRLYETDILRRAAGNTLRPGGLTLLQEGLQRVNWPAGTRVLDIGCGTGTTAAYLRQTQSLQAIGLDLSEQLLAEGAAANPGLPLIRSRAEKLPIADGSLDGMTCECVLSLVNDPLGTLREFSRVLKDGGQLLFSDIYRRRNITNQELPDNCCFAGATSRERLLDWLHKAGFTVQLWQDRSHLLAELAARLAWQNGSLIEFWSQFAANGDGRPMQQAVKAMRPGYCLVVAAKQG, encoded by the coding sequence TTGAAGACAAGTAGTTTATCCGGTGGTGCCGCCTGCCCATTGGCGGCACCGCGCCTTTATGAAACCGACATCCTGCGCCGAGCTGCCGGCAATACCCTGCGGCCCGGAGGGCTGACCCTGCTGCAGGAAGGCTTGCAACGGGTTAATTGGCCCGCGGGAACGCGAGTGCTGGATATCGGCTGCGGCACCGGCACCACAGCTGCCTATCTACGCCAGACCCAGAGCCTGCAGGCCATTGGCCTCGACCTGTCCGAGCAACTTCTTGCTGAAGGGGCCGCAGCAAATCCCGGTCTGCCCCTGATTCGCAGCCGGGCCGAAAAATTGCCTATCGCTGACGGCTCGCTGGACGGTATGACTTGCGAATGCGTGCTGTCGCTGGTCAATGATCCGCTCGGAACTTTGCGGGAGTTTTCCCGGGTGCTGAAGGACGGCGGACAGCTGCTCTTTAGCGATATTTACCGGCGCAGAAACATTACGAACCAGGAACTGCCGGACAATTGTTGCTTTGCGGGAGCGACCAGCCGTGAGCGTTTACTGGACTGGCTGCACAAAGCCGGGTTCACGGTGCAGCTGTGGCAGGACCGGTCCCACCTGCTGGCCGAACTAGCGGCCCGCCTGGCATGGCAGAACGGATCCTTGATCGAGTTCTGGAGCCAGTTTGCCGCCAACGGTGACGGCCGGCCCATGCAACAAGCGGTGAAGGCCATGAGGCCCGGCTACTGTCTGGTGGTTGCCGCCAAACAAGGTTGA
- a CDS encoding DVU_1555 family C-GCAxxG-C-C protein yields the protein MSNELFRMMELVQKGYYCSQILLNLGLDNCGRNNPDLIRTMAGLAHGAGFGEGTCGALTGGTCLLAFYAAKGLDQEEEHLDFMTMRQRLAEWFYDTVGEQYGGIDCTTILDDDPDPRLRCGQIVAGVYGEVKRLLEEHGFDLTEGRDA from the coding sequence ATGAGCAATGAACTGTTTCGCATGATGGAACTGGTGCAGAAGGGCTACTACTGCAGCCAGATCCTGCTGAATCTCGGACTCGACAACTGCGGTCGCAACAACCCTGACCTGATCCGCACTATGGCAGGCCTGGCCCACGGCGCCGGATTCGGTGAAGGGACCTGCGGCGCATTAACCGGCGGCACTTGCTTGCTGGCCTTCTACGCCGCCAAAGGCCTCGACCAGGAAGAGGAACACCTAGACTTCATGACCATGCGCCAACGCCTAGCCGAATGGTTCTACGATACCGTTGGCGAACAGTACGGAGGTATCGACTGTACCACGATTCTGGACGACGATCCCGACCCCCGACTGCGTTGTGGCCAGATCGTAGCCGGTGTGTACGGCGAAGTGAAGCGGCTGCTGGAGGAACACGGTTTCGATCTGACGGAGGGTCGCGATGCCTGA